One window of Eublepharis macularius isolate TG4126 chromosome 17, MPM_Emac_v1.0, whole genome shotgun sequence genomic DNA carries:
- the PINK1 gene encoding serine/threonine-protein kinase PINK1, mitochondrial, with translation MALRQTLGKGLRLGRGLLSRWLGGGPPIPAPPPPRAVLLRQQAPLPPARAPGFLREAADRLGLRRMPLRQAAVRLSAGPHHRRRLGLALSLGLALLEPALAEQRQADEACKDIQTIFIRRNGTKKDPLGLFRRQGFKLEEYSIGQPIGKGCSAAVYEATIPFSACDKANEEQNSEDCDCRDGSGIQALDARQARYWRAGFPLAIKMMWNISAGSSSEAILRTMSQELVPARGSALSGEFGAVTCPRKPGFGKKLLEPHPNIIQVLRAFTSRVPLLPGATVDYPDVLPATLNPSGIGHSRTLFLVMKNYPYTLRQYLRERNPDVRLSTMMILQLLEGVDHLVRQGVAHRDLKSDNILIEFDPAGCPWLVITDFGCCLADDKIGLKLPFTSWYVDRGGNSCLMAPEVLTASPGPGVVIDYTKTDVWAVGAIAYEILGARNPFYGNGESSLESRSYREEELPPLPERTPLEVRKVVRALLCRDPKKRLSARVAANIFHLSLWGEGILSLKDLRLDKMIGWLLHQSAATLLMDGLGDGNRVETKLKKCFLANLEYEDLWEAAALLHSWRKVGTGRAAICFS, from the exons ATGGCGCTGCGGCAAACGCTGGGCAAGGGGCTGCGGCTGGGCCGGGGGCTGCTGTCGCGCTGGCTCGGCGGGGGGCCTCCCATTCCGGCTCCGCCGCCGCCTCGGGCCGTTCTCCTCCGCCAGCAGGCGCCTCTGCCGCCCGCCCGCGCGCCGGGCTTTCTACGCGAGGCCGCGGATCGCCTCGGCCTCCGGCGGATGCCGTTGCGGCAAGCGGCCGTCCGCCTCTCCGCTGGCCCTCACCACCGCCGACGCCTCGGCTTAGCCTTGAGCCTCGGGCTGGCGTTGCTGGAGCCGGCGCTGGCTGAGCAGCGGCAGGCGGACGAGGCCTGCAAGGACATCCAG acgATATTTATCCGGAGGAACGGGACCAAGAAAGACCCCTTGGGCTTATTCCGCCGGCAGGGTTTCAAACTGGAAGAGTACTCTATAGGCCAACCCATTGGTAAAGGCTGCAGTGCTGCCGTGTACGAAGCAACAATTCCTTTCTCCGCCTGTGACAAAGCAAACGAGGAACAAAACTCTGAAGATTGTGATTGTCGTGATGGTTCAGGCATCCAGGCCCTGGATGCTCGCCAAGCTCGCTACTGGAGAGCTGGCTTCCCACTGGCTATCAAGATGATGTGGAACATTTCG GCTGGTTCCTCAAGCGAAGCCATCCTCCGCACCATGTCACAGGAGCTCGTTCCGGCCCGGGGCTCTGCGTTGTCTGGAGAATTCGGAGCTGTCACATGCCCCAG GAAACCTGGCTTTGGTAAGAAGCTGCTGGAGCCCCATCCAAACATCATCCAGGTGCTCCGAGCCTTCACATCTCGCGTCCCACTGCTCCCTGGCGCAACGGTAGACTACCCAGATGTTCTCCCTGCCACTCTGAATCCCTCTGGAATCGGACACAGCCGCACACTCTTCCTGGTGATGAAAAA CTATCCCTATACTCTGCGCCAGTATCTCCGCGAGAGGAATCCTGACGTCCGCCTGAGCACTATGATGATCCTGCAGTTACTGGAAGGGGTAGACCACCTCGTGCGACAAGGAGTGGCTCACAGGGATTTGAAGTCCGACAACATCCTTATCGAATTTGATCCTG CGGGATGTCCGTGGCTGGTGATCACAGATTTCGGCTGCTGTTTGGCTGATGACAAAATTGGTTTGAAATTGCCTTTTACCAGCTGGTACGTGGATCGTGGTGGCAACAGCTGCCTCATGGCACCGGAG GTGCTCACAGCTTCCCCCGGTCCAGGCGTTGTGATCGATTACACCAAAACAGACGTCTGGGCAGTTGGAGCGATCGCATACGAAATCCTTGGGGCACGTAACCCTTTCTACGGCAACGGGGAATCATCCCTTGAAAGCAGGAGCTACCGTGAGGAGGAGCTGCCGCCCTTGCCAGAGAGGACGCCCCTTGAAGTTAGGAAGGTTGTCAGGGCGCTGCTTTGCCGAGACCCCAAGAAG aGACTCTCGGCCAGAGTTGCGGCCAACATATTTCATCTGAGCCTGTGGGGTGAAGGTATTCTCAGCCTCAAGGACCTGAGACTCGACAAGATGATTGGCTGGCTTCTTCACCAATCAGCGGCCACCTTGTTGATGGATGGACTTGGAGACGGAAACCGGGTCGAAACCAAGCTGAAGAAATGCTTCTTGGCGAACCTGGAGTACGAAGATCTCTGGGAGGCAGCTGCCTTGCTTCACTCCTGGAGAAAAGTTGGGACAGGACGAGCTGCCATCTGCTTCTCTTGA
- the CDA gene encoding cytidine deaminase isoform X3 — translation MAQEQHRPSPDTHPTRASSAVQPDQVRLLLDSCKEAKKFAYCPYSNFPVGAALLTWDGKIFLGCNIENASYPMGICAERTAIQKAVSEGYRKFRAIAISSNKQETCIVPCGACRQVLREFGKHWDLYLTKSDGTYIVKTLEELLPYSFGPEDLQMS, via the exons ATGGCTCAAGAGCAACACAGACCCTCTCCGGATACTCATCCGACCAGAGCCAGCTCAGCAGTTCAACCTGATCAGGTCCGGCTCCTCTTGGACTCATGCAAAGAAGCAAAGAAGTTTGCATATTGCCCTTACAGCAACTTCCCCGTGGGGGCCGCTCTCCTGACTTGGGATGGCAAGATCTTCTTGG GTTGCAACATTGAAAATGCAAGCTATCCCATGGGTATATGTGCTGAGCGTACAGCCATCCAGAAGGCAGTGTCAGAAGGATATAGAAAATTTCGAGCTATTGCCATTTCTAG CAATAAGCAAGAAACATGCATCGTGCCCTGCGGGGCCTGCAGGCAAGTGCTCCGAGAG TTTGGCAAACACTGGGACCTCTATTTGACCAAATCCGATGGGACGTACATAGTGAAGACTTTAGAAGAACTTCTGCCTTACTCGTTTGGACCAGAAGATCTGCAAATGTCCTGA
- the CDA gene encoding cytidine deaminase isoform X2 gives MESSSSGLRGDVRTHPSPRMAQEQHRPSPDTHPTRASSAVQPDQVRLLLDSCKEAKKFAYCPYSNFPVGAALLTWDGKIFLGCNIENASYPMGICAERTAIQKAVSEGYRKFRAIAISSNKQETCIVPCGACRQVLREFGKHWDLYLTKSDGTYIVKTLEELLPYSFGPEDLQMS, from the exons atggagtcatcaag CTCCGGGCTAAGAGGCGATGTGAGAACACACCCAAGTCCTAGAATGGCTCAAGAGCAACACAGACCCTCTCCGGATACTCATCCGACCAGAGCCAGCTCAGCAGTTCAACCTGATCAGGTCCGGCTCCTCTTGGACTCATGCAAAGAAGCAAAGAAGTTTGCATATTGCCCTTACAGCAACTTCCCCGTGGGGGCCGCTCTCCTGACTTGGGATGGCAAGATCTTCTTGG GTTGCAACATTGAAAATGCAAGCTATCCCATGGGTATATGTGCTGAGCGTACAGCCATCCAGAAGGCAGTGTCAGAAGGATATAGAAAATTTCGAGCTATTGCCATTTCTAG CAATAAGCAAGAAACATGCATCGTGCCCTGCGGGGCCTGCAGGCAAGTGCTCCGAGAG TTTGGCAAACACTGGGACCTCTATTTGACCAAATCCGATGGGACGTACATAGTGAAGACTTTAGAAGAACTTCTGCCTTACTCGTTTGGACCAGAAGATCTGCAAATGTCCTGA
- the CDA gene encoding cytidine deaminase isoform X1, giving the protein MFCSTSDSKRSGLRGDVRTHPSPRMAQEQHRPSPDTHPTRASSAVQPDQVRLLLDSCKEAKKFAYCPYSNFPVGAALLTWDGKIFLGCNIENASYPMGICAERTAIQKAVSEGYRKFRAIAISSNKQETCIVPCGACRQVLREFGKHWDLYLTKSDGTYIVKTLEELLPYSFGPEDLQMS; this is encoded by the exons ATGTTCTGTTCCACTTCAGATAGCAAGCG CTCCGGGCTAAGAGGCGATGTGAGAACACACCCAAGTCCTAGAATGGCTCAAGAGCAACACAGACCCTCTCCGGATACTCATCCGACCAGAGCCAGCTCAGCAGTTCAACCTGATCAGGTCCGGCTCCTCTTGGACTCATGCAAAGAAGCAAAGAAGTTTGCATATTGCCCTTACAGCAACTTCCCCGTGGGGGCCGCTCTCCTGACTTGGGATGGCAAGATCTTCTTGG GTTGCAACATTGAAAATGCAAGCTATCCCATGGGTATATGTGCTGAGCGTACAGCCATCCAGAAGGCAGTGTCAGAAGGATATAGAAAATTTCGAGCTATTGCCATTTCTAG CAATAAGCAAGAAACATGCATCGTGCCCTGCGGGGCCTGCAGGCAAGTGCTCCGAGAG TTTGGCAAACACTGGGACCTCTATTTGACCAAATCCGATGGGACGTACATAGTGAAGACTTTAGAAGAACTTCTGCCTTACTCGTTTGGACCAGAAGATCTGCAAATGTCCTGA